A single Paenibacillus kribbensis DNA region contains:
- the treC gene encoding alpha,alpha-phosphotrehalase: protein MKGMNRALIPQDTDWWRKSVVYQVYPKSFNDTTGKGIGDIRGLTQKLDYLKDLGVDIIWLQPVYVSPQRDNGYDVADYYRINPDYGTMQDFEELSQEIQARGMHLMLDIVVNHSSTEHVWFQEARLSRDSEYRDYYIWRNPAPDGGPPNNWISKFGGPAWQYDETTNQYFLTLFDKTQADLNWENPKVRQEVVDILEFWAEKGVDGFRMDVINLISKDQRFLNDDGSTIPGDGRKYYTDGPHVHEYLRELHEKVFAKYNSVTVGEMSSTSLDQCIRYSNPERKELSMTFNFHHLKVDYPNGQKWELMPYDFKMLKKLFSDWQIGMQQGGGWSALFFNNHDQPRALSRFLDDGEYHTESAKLLATTLHGLQGTPYIFQGEEIGMANPKWSDIEEFRDVESLNTYRILQEQGKSEEEALNIIRERSRDNSRTPMQWDSTPNAGFTTGTPWIKVDERYPQINVQAQLEDPNSIYYHYHKLIRLRKTVQVITDGEYQCLDDAHPQVYAYQRSNAQETLVVISNFSGQNAQFVLPDSLYSQFKNQASGSVELLIGNTKHAPELDQVITLTPYASYMWIFR from the coding sequence ATGAAAGGAATGAACAGGGCTTTGATCCCACAAGATACGGACTGGTGGCGTAAATCAGTGGTTTATCAGGTATACCCCAAAAGCTTTAACGACACGACGGGTAAAGGGATCGGTGATATACGCGGACTGACACAAAAGCTGGATTATTTAAAAGATCTGGGTGTTGATATTATCTGGTTACAGCCGGTATATGTCTCACCACAACGTGATAACGGCTATGATGTAGCGGATTATTACCGAATCAATCCGGATTATGGAACGATGCAGGATTTCGAAGAATTGAGTCAGGAAATTCAGGCGCGTGGAATGCACTTGATGTTAGATATTGTGGTAAACCATTCTTCCACGGAGCATGTCTGGTTTCAGGAGGCACGGCTTTCCAGGGATAGCGAGTACAGAGACTATTATATCTGGCGTAATCCCGCACCCGATGGAGGACCTCCAAATAACTGGATTTCCAAATTTGGTGGACCAGCGTGGCAGTATGACGAGACAACGAATCAATATTTTCTGACCCTGTTTGACAAAACCCAGGCAGATCTTAACTGGGAAAATCCGAAGGTCCGTCAGGAAGTTGTGGACATCCTGGAATTTTGGGCGGAAAAGGGAGTCGATGGCTTCCGAATGGATGTCATTAATCTAATTTCTAAAGATCAGCGCTTCTTGAATGATGATGGAAGTACTATTCCTGGCGACGGACGTAAGTATTATACCGACGGCCCGCATGTGCATGAATATCTTCGTGAATTACATGAGAAAGTATTCGCTAAGTATAATAGCGTCACGGTAGGGGAAATGTCTTCCACATCGCTGGATCAATGTATCCGGTACTCCAATCCAGAGAGAAAAGAATTGTCCATGACATTTAATTTTCATCATTTGAAGGTGGATTATCCCAATGGACAGAAGTGGGAATTGATGCCTTATGATTTTAAGATGCTGAAAAAGCTATTCTCGGATTGGCAGATTGGCATGCAACAAGGCGGTGGATGGAGTGCATTGTTTTTTAACAATCATGATCAGCCAAGGGCACTCTCCCGCTTTTTGGATGATGGCGAATACCATACGGAAAGCGCTAAGCTGCTCGCGACCACCCTGCATGGGCTGCAAGGAACGCCGTATATATTTCAAGGTGAAGAGATAGGCATGGCCAACCCGAAGTGGTCGGATATCGAAGAATTCCGGGATGTTGAATCGCTAAATACGTATCGTATTTTACAGGAGCAGGGCAAAAGCGAGGAAGAAGCATTAAATATCATTCGAGAGCGCTCACGTGACAATTCGAGGACTCCGATGCAATGGGATAGCACTCCCAACGCAGGCTTCACCACAGGTACTCCCTGGATCAAGGTGGATGAACGTTATCCACAGATTAACGTTCAGGCTCAGTTAGAAGACCCGAACTCTATCTATTACCATTATCATAAGTTGATTCGTTTGCGTAAGACGGTGCAAGTCATTACGGATGGAGAGTATCAATGTCTGGATGACGCTCATCCTCAGGTTTATGCCTATCAACGCAGCAATGCACAGGAGACTTTGGTCGTCATCTCTAATTTTAGCGGACAGAATGCACAATTCGTGCTGCCGGATTCATTGTATTCTCAATTCAAAAATCAAGCGTCAGGTTCGGTCGAATTATTAATCGGAAATACGAAGCACGCTCCAGAGCTGGATCAGGTTATCACTTTGACTCCGTATGCTTCCTATATGTGGATCTTTCGTTAG
- a CDS encoding LysE family transporter gives MAHESKGYALVTSFTPGPNNIMSLDSARRLGLKKAFPFLLGVTAGCFAIMLLACYFNLALYHFLPRFKIWMNVLGSLYMLYLAVKIAKSKSSTKDNDHNGGYTFKSGLLLQFINLKVILYGITVISTFVMPYDDSYIALFIISLLLTGIGFAAIVCWAVFGALFQRFLNKYERAFNIVMALLLLYSALSIWI, from the coding sequence TTGGCTCATGAATCAAAGGGTTATGCACTCGTTACCAGCTTTACGCCAGGTCCAAACAATATTATGTCTTTAGACAGCGCCAGGAGATTAGGGTTGAAAAAAGCATTTCCATTCTTGCTGGGAGTAACCGCCGGCTGTTTTGCCATCATGCTGTTAGCCTGCTATTTCAACCTTGCTCTGTATCATTTTTTACCACGATTTAAAATCTGGATGAACGTCCTGGGCAGTCTCTACATGCTCTATTTGGCTGTAAAAATAGCCAAGAGCAAGTCTTCTACGAAGGACAATGATCATAATGGAGGATATACTTTCAAATCAGGACTGCTACTGCAATTTATCAACTTAAAAGTCATTTTGTATGGTATCACGGTCATTTCAACTTTTGTGATGCCTTACGATGATTCATACATTGCGCTTTTTATCATCTCACTGCTCCTTACAGGTATTGGTTTTGCAGCTATCGTTTGCTGGGCGGTTTTTGGTGCTCTGTTTCAGCGTTTCCTAAACAAATATGAGCGAGCCTTCAATATCGTAATGGCCTTATTACTCCTGTATAGCGCACTGTCTATATGGATTTAA